One genomic segment of Ignavibacteriota bacterium includes these proteins:
- a CDS encoding alpha-L-fucosidase — MNLTSKILIVIIFSIQIFTSKIIAQEQKDFNIQSGIFEPTWESFEKNYKCPDWFRDAKFGIWAHWSAQCVPEQGDWYARNMYIQGNNQYDFHLQKYGHPSKFGFMEIDNLWKAENWNPDSLMKLYVDAGAKYFVTLANHHDNFDNYNSKYHDWNSTKIGPKKDIVGIWEKLARQNGIYFGVSNHSAHAWHWFQTAYGYDGEGSNAGIRYDAASLSKDDGKCKWWEGLDPQDLYTGPNMVMPNGLNSISEINDWHDNNDRLWTEEIPDNKKFAENWFLRCKDLIDTYKPDLLYFDNFELPLRQYGMDITAHYYNSSMLWNKGQLEAVVNAKEMKGNHNAGLVEDIERGFANEFKQNPWQTCTCIGSWHYSKKIFDENKYKTVEQVVHQLIDIVSKNGNLLLSIPIKGDGTIDTLEEKFLKGISVWMKINGEAIYGTRPWKIYGEGPSKVASGMFNENKTKFTSEDIRFTKKDNVLYVFLLGIPKNKSIEIKALASISNLLENCQLLNISLLGSSEKINWMQEENGLKIIIPENFTSDHSIVFKIETNSI; from the coding sequence ATGAACTTAACTTCAAAGATTCTAATCGTTATTATTTTTTCTATTCAAATTTTTACAAGTAAAATTATAGCCCAAGAACAGAAAGATTTTAATATTCAGAGTGGAATATTTGAACCTACTTGGGAATCTTTTGAGAAAAATTATAAATGTCCGGATTGGTTTCGTGATGCAAAATTTGGAATTTGGGCACACTGGTCGGCGCAATGTGTTCCGGAACAAGGCGATTGGTATGCACGAAATATGTATATTCAAGGAAATAATCAATATGATTTTCATTTGCAAAAATATGGTCATCCTTCAAAATTTGGATTTATGGAAATTGATAATTTGTGGAAAGCAGAAAATTGGAATCCCGATTCTCTTATGAAATTATATGTTGATGCCGGAGCAAAATATTTTGTTACATTAGCAAATCATCACGATAATTTTGATAATTATAATTCAAAATATCACGACTGGAATTCAACAAAAATTGGTCCGAAAAAAGATATTGTTGGAATTTGGGAAAAACTTGCAAGACAAAATGGAATTTATTTTGGAGTAAGTAATCACTCAGCTCATGCTTGGCATTGGTTTCAAACAGCTTACGGATATGATGGTGAAGGATCAAACGCCGGAATAAGATATGATGCAGCTTCTTTATCAAAAGATGATGGAAAATGTAAATGGTGGGAAGGGCTTGATCCGCAAGATTTATATACCGGACCAAATATGGTTATGCCAAATGGATTAAATTCAATAAGTGAAATAAATGATTGGCATGATAATAATGATAGACTTTGGACTGAAGAAATTCCAGATAATAAAAAATTTGCAGAAAATTGGTTCCTTCGCTGCAAAGATTTGATTGATACATATAAACCGGATCTTCTTTATTTTGATAATTTTGAACTTCCACTTAGGCAATATGGAATGGATATAACGGCCCATTACTATAATTCAAGTATGTTATGGAATAAGGGACAACTTGAAGCAGTTGTTAATGCTAAAGAAATGAAAGGCAATCATAATGCTGGATTGGTGGAAGATATTGAAAGAGGTTTTGCGAATGAATTCAAACAAAACCCTTGGCAGACTTGCACTTGCATAGGTAGTTGGCATTATAGCAAAAAAATATTTGATGAAAACAAATATAAAACTGTTGAGCAAGTTGTTCATCAATTAATTGATATTGTTAGTAAAAATGGAAATTTACTTTTAAGTATTCCAATTAAAGGCGATGGAACAATTGATACTCTTGAAGAAAAATTTCTGAAAGGAATTTCTGTTTGGATGAAAATAAATGGAGAAGCTATTTACGGAACGCGTCCTTGGAAAATTTATGGAGAAGGACCTTCAAAAGTAGCGAGCGGAATGTTCAATGAAAATAAAACTAAGTTCACATCCGAAGATATTCGATTTACCAAAAAAGATAATGTGCTTTATGTTTTCTTATTAGGAATTCCTAAAAATAAATCTATTGAAATCAAAGCATTAGCATCAATTTCTAATCTATTAGAAAATTGTCAACTACTAAATATTAGTTTACTTGGAAGTTCAGAAAAAATTAATTGGATGCAAGAAGAAAACGGACTTAAAATTATTATTCCGGAAAATTTCACTTCTGATCATTCTATTGTATTTAAAATTGAAACGAATTCTATCTGA
- a CDS encoding zinc-binding dehydrogenase: MKGAVLPGNSSTMLMEFDIPKPGHGEVLIKVKSSTICGSDIRCIYHEHLGKGPEGYQSGMIAGHEPCGQIIEVGPSCRRFKENDRVIVYHISGCGVCNDCRRGYMISCTSEYRRAYGWQRDGGMAEYLLAEEKDLVLLPDELSYSDGAQVACGFGTVYEAIEKIGISGNDAVLITGLGPVGLAAAMLCKALGSKNIIGVEVIDERIEIAQNTGLFNYVLKAGNNNVNEIKNLTGGYGVEKSIECSANDKARLLSIQAARKWGKIVFVGEGGSCTFNPSPDIIHDQKTIYGSWVTNIWRMEELVERIVRWGIHPEDLITHRFPLEKVEEAYAVMASGKCGKVAVVFDEELK; this comes from the coding sequence ATGAAAGGAGCAGTTTTACCGGGCAATAGTTCAACAATGTTAATGGAATTTGATATTCCAAAACCTGGACATGGAGAAGTTTTAATAAAAGTTAAATCGTCAACAATTTGCGGTTCAGATATTAGATGCATTTATCACGAACATTTGGGAAAAGGTCCGGAAGGATATCAATCCGGTATGATTGCCGGACACGAACCTTGCGGTCAAATTATTGAAGTAGGTCCCAGCTGCAGAAGATTTAAAGAAAATGATAGAGTAATTGTTTATCATATTTCGGGTTGCGGTGTGTGCAATGATTGCAGAAGAGGTTACATGATTTCGTGCACAAGCGAATATCGAAGGGCATACGGCTGGCAGCGCGATGGCGGAATGGCAGAATATTTACTAGCAGAAGAAAAAGATTTGGTATTACTGCCGGATGAATTATCATATTCAGATGGAGCTCAAGTTGCATGCGGATTTGGAACAGTATATGAAGCAATTGAAAAAATTGGAATTTCCGGAAATGATGCTGTATTAATAACTGGTTTGGGACCGGTTGGATTAGCTGCCGCAATGTTATGCAAAGCTCTTGGTTCAAAAAATATTATTGGTGTTGAAGTTATTGACGAAAGAATTGAAATTGCACAAAATACCGGTTTGTTCAATTATGTTCTTAAAGCTGGAAATAATAATGTTAATGAAATAAAAAATTTAACCGGCGGATATGGAGTTGAAAAATCAATAGAATGTTCTGCAAATGATAAAGCAAGACTGTTAAGTATTCAAGCTGCACGAAAATGGGGAAAAATTGTATTTGTTGGAGAAGGCGGATCATGTACATTCAATCCATCGCCGGATATTATACATGATCAAAAAACAATTTATGGATCTTGGGTTACTAATATTTGGAGAATGGAAGAACTTGTTGAACGAATTGTAAGATGGGGAATTCACCCGGAAGATTTAATAACTCATAGATTTCCTCTTGAAAAAGTTGAAGAGGCATACGCAGTAATGGCTTCCGGTAAATGCGGTAAAGTTGCCGTTGTTTTCGATGAGGAATTAAAATAA
- a CDS encoding aldo/keto reductase, protein MNSEIKPKNVPLKILNNGSEIPVIGLGTFGSDSVDSETVAETVKNAIIGGYRHIDCASVYGNEKEIGKKINECLKEGIVKREELWITSKVWNDKHDQVIESCKQSLSDLQLDYLDLYLVHWPFPNYHPPKCDVSARSSNAKPYIHENYMKTWQQMESLVEMGLVKNIGTSNMTIPKLKLVLRDCKIKPSCNEMELHPHFQQPELFNFCIENDIQPIGYSPLGSPGRPDRDRTNDDTVDLEDPVIQRISKRLNVRPSDVSLAWAVKRGQIPIPFSVNHYMENLNAIINTQLTNEDIEEISKIDKNCRLIKGQVFLWKDNQSWEDLWDLNGNIPS, encoded by the coding sequence ATGAATTCAGAAATTAAACCTAAAAATGTACCACTTAAAATATTAAATAATGGAAGTGAAATACCTGTAATTGGTTTAGGAACATTCGGATCAGATTCTGTCGATTCTGAAACAGTTGCCGAAACTGTTAAAAATGCTATCATTGGCGGATATAGGCATATTGATTGTGCTTCTGTTTACGGAAACGAAAAAGAAATTGGCAAGAAAATAAATGAATGTTTGAAAGAAGGGATTGTTAAAAGGGAAGAATTGTGGATTACATCAAAAGTTTGGAATGATAAACATGATCAAGTAATTGAATCATGCAAACAATCTTTGAGTGATCTTCAGTTAGATTATTTAGATTTATATTTAGTTCATTGGCCATTTCCAAATTACCATCCACCAAAATGTGATGTAAGTGCAAGAAGCTCTAATGCAAAACCCTATATTCATGAAAACTACATGAAAACTTGGCAGCAAATGGAAAGTTTAGTTGAGATGGGATTAGTAAAAAATATTGGCACTTCAAACATGACAATCCCAAAATTGAAATTGGTTTTAAGAGATTGTAAAATTAAACCATCATGTAATGAAATGGAATTGCATCCGCATTTTCAGCAGCCGGAACTTTTTAATTTTTGCATTGAAAATGATATTCAACCTATTGGATATAGTCCGCTTGGTTCACCCGGAAGACCGGATCGCGATAGAACAAATGATGATACAGTTGATTTAGAAGATCCAGTAATACAAAGAATTTCTAAAAGATTAAATGTAAGACCATCCGACGTGAGTTTAGCGTGGGCAGTTAAGCGTGGACAAATTCCAATACCATTTTCTGTCAATCATTATATGGAAAATCTAAATGCTATTATAAATACTCAGCTTACTAATGAAGATATCGAAGAAATTTCTAAAATTGATAAGAATTGCAGATTAATAAAAGGTCAAGTATTTCTTTGGAAAGATAATCAATCTTGGGAAGATCTTTGGGACCTAAATGGAAACATTCCCTCTTAA
- a CDS encoding galactose mutarotase — MIKLNLFFLMFTLLTIISCSSDEKKVTQKNKTLFGKLNDGREVYLFTLKNSSGIEAKIINYGATIVSLFVPDKNGKFEDIVLGYDNLENYVNGTSYFGATVGRYGNRIGKGKFKIDENEFQLTINDGENHLHGGKIGFNKVLWKSELIQNKEGESLKLSYTSPDGEEGYPGNMNIHVTYTLTNNNELKIEYSATTDKPTISNPTHHSYFNLSGSFENTILDHKLKIDADYITPVDKGLITTGELEKVENTPMDFRKPTKIGERINNDFEQLKFGKGYDHNWAINNYDGSLKNIASLYDSTSGRFMEILSDQPGLQFYSGNFLDGTSIGKNNIKYNFRTGLCLESQVYPDSPNKKDFPNAILKPGETYKQITIYRFSIK, encoded by the coding sequence ATGATAAAACTAAATTTATTTTTTTTGATGTTTACGTTATTAACTATAATATCATGCAGCTCCGATGAAAAAAAAGTTACACAAAAAAACAAAACACTTTTTGGAAAACTAAATGACGGTCGTGAAGTTTATCTATTTACATTAAAAAATTCTTCAGGCATTGAAGCAAAAATAATCAATTATGGTGCAACAATTGTTTCGCTTTTCGTTCCGGATAAAAATGGAAAATTTGAAGATATTGTTTTGGGATATGATAATCTTGAAAATTATGTTAACGGAACTTCTTACTTCGGTGCAACAGTTGGACGTTACGGAAATAGAATTGGTAAAGGAAAATTTAAAATTGATGAAAATGAATTTCAACTTACAATTAATGATGGCGAAAATCATTTACACGGCGGTAAAATTGGATTTAATAAAGTTTTATGGAAGAGCGAGTTAATTCAAAATAAAGAAGGTGAAAGTTTAAAACTTTCTTACACAAGTCCAGATGGAGAAGAGGGATATCCGGGAAATATGAATATTCATGTTACTTATACTTTAACAAATAACAACGAACTTAAAATTGAGTATTCTGCAACGACTGATAAACCAACGATATCAAATCCAACTCATCATTCGTATTTTAATTTAAGTGGATCATTTGAAAATACAATTTTGGATCACAAGCTGAAGATTGATGCTGATTATATTACTCCGGTTGATAAGGGATTAATTACAACCGGTGAATTAGAAAAAGTTGAAAACACTCCCATGGATTTTAGAAAACCTACAAAAATTGGAGAAAGAATTAATAATGATTTTGAACAATTAAAATTCGGAAAAGGTTATGATCACAACTGGGCAATTAATAATTATGATGGAAGTTTGAAAAATATTGCAAGTTTGTATGATTCAACTTCCGGAAGATTTATGGAAATATTATCAGATCAGCCTGGATTGCAATTCTACTCCGGAAATTTTTTGGATGGAACATCAATTGGGAAAAATAATATAAAATATAATTTTAGAACTGGCTTATGTCTTGAGTCTCAAGTTTATCCGGATTCACCAAATAAAAAAGATTTTCCAAACGCAATATTAAAACCCGGTGAAACGTATAAACAGATTACTATTTATCGATTTTCAATTAAATAA
- a CDS encoding glycoside hydrolase family 127 protein, with protein MQFIKKVKFILIYCLIFFINYYAFQIEPPQNNYPISTVPFTKVKLTDNFWNERVNTNREITIPFGFNKCEEEGRIRNFERAGGLLEGKYEGLMPFDETDVYKIIEGASYSLQTNPDKILDKYIDDIIEKIAAAQEDDGYLTTWKTIDSTTTPANWVKHGPRWFNLGASHELYNAGHLYEAAYAHYRATGKINFLNIALKNADLIDNTFGNEKLLTPPGHQIIETGLIKLYKATDNIKYLNLAKFFLDIRGDSTGHKLYGSYNQDHLPVIMQNEAVGHAVRAVYMYAGMTDIAAMMNEKNYLSAINNIWENVVSKKIYITGGIGALHHGEVFGNDYELPNLTAYNETCAAIGNVYWNYRMFLLHGDSKYIDVLERTLYNGMIAGVSLSGDSFFYPNCLTSDGNYKFNQGALTRKEWFDCSCCPSNIIRFLPSVSDYIYAQNSDTVYVNLFIANETKIKVGENEFKIIQSNNYPWDGKINFKIETEQEIKFTLKIRIPGWTKNSPIPSNLYSYIDKTENKYSIKLNNEIIDYNFQKGYLTLDRKWKSGVLLELNLPMEIKKVIANESVIDDKNMVAIERGPIVYCAEGIDNEGKIFDIVVPDEANFSAEFNEANLNGIVEIKGNVERENGKQTELKLIPYYAWSHRGIGEMSVWLKRK; from the coding sequence ATGCAATTTATAAAAAAAGTTAAGTTTATTTTAATTTATTGTTTAATATTTTTTATTAATTACTATGCTTTTCAAATTGAACCTCCTCAAAATAATTATCCAATTTCAACTGTACCATTTACAAAAGTAAAATTAACAGATAATTTCTGGAATGAAAGAGTTAATACAAATCGTGAAATTACAATTCCATTTGGTTTTAATAAATGTGAAGAAGAAGGCAGAATTAGAAATTTTGAAAGAGCCGGCGGTTTACTTGAAGGAAAATATGAAGGGTTAATGCCTTTTGATGAAACCGATGTTTACAAAATAATAGAAGGTGCTTCATATTCTTTGCAGACAAATCCCGATAAAATTTTGGATAAATATATTGATGATATAATTGAGAAAATTGCTGCCGCACAAGAAGACGACGGATATTTAACAACTTGGAAAACTATAGATTCTACAACAACACCCGCAAATTGGGTTAAGCACGGTCCGCGTTGGTTTAATTTAGGTGCAAGCCATGAATTATATAATGCCGGACATTTATACGAAGCTGCTTATGCTCATTATCGTGCAACCGGAAAAATAAATTTTCTGAATATCGCTTTGAAAAATGCAGATTTGATTGATAATACATTCGGTAATGAAAAACTTCTTACTCCGCCGGGACATCAAATTATCGAAACCGGATTAATAAAATTGTACAAAGCTACGGATAATATTAAATATCTAAATTTAGCAAAATTCTTTTTGGATATTCGCGGTGATTCTACCGGACATAAATTATATGGTTCATATAATCAAGATCATTTACCGGTTATAATGCAGAACGAAGCAGTTGGGCATGCAGTTAGAGCTGTTTATATGTATGCTGGAATGACAGATATTGCCGCCATGATGAATGAAAAAAATTATTTGAGTGCAATTAATAATATTTGGGAAAATGTTGTATCGAAGAAAATTTATATTACCGGCGGAATTGGTGCATTGCATCACGGTGAAGTATTTGGAAATGATTATGAATTACCAAATTTAACGGCGTACAATGAAACTTGCGCTGCAATAGGCAATGTTTATTGGAATTACAGAATGTTTCTCTTACACGGCGATTCAAAATATATTGATGTTTTAGAACGAACTCTTTATAACGGAATGATTGCCGGAGTTTCATTAAGCGGAGATTCGTTTTTTTACCCGAACTGCCTTACTTCGGATGGAAATTATAAATTCAATCAAGGTGCGTTAACAAGAAAAGAATGGTTTGATTGTTCATGTTGTCCCTCTAATATTATCCGCTTCTTACCTTCGGTTTCCGATTATATTTACGCTCAAAATAGTGATACGGTTTATGTAAATTTATTTATTGCAAATGAGACAAAAATTAAAGTTGGTGAAAATGAATTTAAAATTATCCAAAGTAATAATTATCCTTGGGATGGAAAAATAAATTTTAAGATTGAAACCGAACAAGAAATTAAATTCACTCTAAAAATTAGAATTCCCGGATGGACAAAAAATTCTCCAATTCCAAGCAATTTATATTCTTATATCGATAAAACAGAAAATAAATATTCAATAAAGTTGAATAATGAAATAATTGATTATAATTTTCAAAAAGGATATTTAACTTTAGATAGAAAGTGGAAAAGTGGAGTTTTATTAGAACTTAATCTGCCTATGGAAATTAAAAAAGTTATTGCAAATGAAAGTGTAATAGATGATAAAAATATGGTGGCAATTGAACGAGGACCAATTGTTTACTGTGCTGAAGGGATAGATAACGAAGGAAAAATATTTGATATAGTTGTTCCGGATGAAGCAAATTTTTCTGCTGAATTTAATGAAGCCAATCTAAATGGAATAGTTGAAATAAAAGGAAATGTTGAGAGAGAAAACGGTAAGCAGACTGAGCTTAAGTTAATTCCATATTATGCTTGGTCGCATAGAGGAATTGGTGAAATGTCAGTTTGGTTAAAAAGAAAATAA
- a CDS encoding alpha-N-arabinofuranosidase, with protein MRISKLYISKIISILTVLFICTNPILSQNLNETKIIIDLDKLGCHIDPNIYGQFAEHLGSCIYGGIWVGENSKIPNTNGYRNDVLEALKKLEVPVLRWPGGCFADEYHWMDGIGPKENRPSMVNTNWGGVVEDNSFGTNEFLNLCEIIGAEPYISANVGSGTVEEFADWIQYTTSESGNPMSDLRKKNGREKPWKVKYWGIGNESWGCGGRMRPAYYADLARVFSTYAKNYAGNQIYKIASGPNVDDTLWTDDVMQIAGKVINGIGMHYYTNNSKTAADFDESGWFSVIQKTLRMDELIQMHTKVMDKYDPAKNVALIIDEWGTWHNVEPGTNSSFLYQQNTLRDAIVAASNLNIFHKYTDRVKMTNIAQMVNVLQAMILTDNEKMVLTPTYHVFEMYKVHKGAINLPIELHSSQYSIGGESISSVNATASINSNGVVHISLCNVNPNHNENVKINLEKFINGKVTGRILTSDEMNALNSFDNQNNVEPTEFSDFEISKNNLTVNLPSKSVVVLKLDGELNSSIGNAIDVKNPKPKLNYNYYKKALLNLPNFDELKLVSEGLIDQIKIPENSDGSDFAVKYSGLIKIPQDGFYNFYANSDDGTKLYIDGKLLISNDGRHAPIEVQGFASLKKGFHKIELEFFQAGGGLELNASIEGPGMKKQIIPAEMFFHETK; from the coding sequence ATGCGAATTTCAAAACTTTATATCAGTAAAATTATTTCAATTTTAACTGTGCTTTTTATTTGTACAAATCCAATTTTATCACAAAATCTGAATGAGACAAAGATCATTATTGATTTAGATAAACTCGGCTGTCATATTGATCCAAACATTTATGGACAGTTTGCAGAACATTTAGGAAGCTGTATTTATGGCGGAATTTGGGTTGGTGAAAATTCAAAAATTCCTAATACAAATGGATACAGAAATGATGTTCTTGAAGCATTAAAAAAATTGGAGGTTCCGGTTTTACGTTGGCCCGGCGGATGTTTTGCCGATGAATATCATTGGATGGATGGAATTGGTCCAAAAGAAAATCGTCCATCTATGGTTAACACAAATTGGGGCGGAGTTGTTGAAGATAATAGTTTTGGGACAAATGAATTTTTAAACTTATGCGAAATTATTGGAGCAGAACCTTACATCAGTGCAAATGTTGGTAGCGGAACAGTTGAAGAATTTGCAGATTGGATTCAATACACAACTTCTGAAAGCGGAAATCCGATGTCTGATTTACGAAAAAAAAATGGAAGAGAAAAACCATGGAAAGTAAAATATTGGGGAATTGGAAATGAAAGTTGGGGATGCGGCGGAAGAATGAGACCAGCGTATTACGCAGATTTGGCAAGAGTTTTTTCAACGTATGCAAAAAATTATGCGGGCAATCAAATTTATAAAATTGCTTCTGGTCCCAATGTTGATGATACATTATGGACTGATGATGTTATGCAAATTGCCGGTAAAGTTATTAATGGAATCGGTATGCATTATTACACAAATAATTCAAAAACGGCAGCAGATTTTGACGAAAGCGGTTGGTTTTCTGTTATTCAAAAAACTTTGAGAATGGATGAACTTATTCAAATGCATACAAAGGTAATGGATAAATATGATCCCGCAAAAAATGTTGCATTGATTATTGATGAATGGGGAACTTGGCATAACGTAGAACCCGGAACAAATTCATCGTTTTTATATCAACAAAACACTTTGAGAGATGCAATTGTTGCGGCAAGTAATTTAAATATTTTTCATAAATATACAGATAGAGTAAAAATGACAAACATTGCGCAAATGGTTAATGTACTTCAAGCAATGATTTTAACAGATAATGAAAAAATGGTTTTAACTCCAACGTATCATGTCTTTGAAATGTATAAAGTTCATAAAGGTGCAATAAATTTGCCTATTGAATTGCATTCTTCTCAATATTCTATTGGTGGAGAATCTATTTCTTCTGTTAATGCAACTGCATCAATAAATTCAAATGGAGTTGTTCACATTTCTTTATGTAATGTAAATCCTAACCACAATGAAAATGTAAAAATTAATTTAGAGAAATTTATAAACGGCAAAGTTACCGGAAGAATTTTAACTTCCGATGAAATGAACGCCTTAAATTCATTTGATAATCAAAATAATGTTGAACCAACTGAGTTTTCAGATTTTGAAATATCAAAAAATAATTTAACTGTTAATTTACCTTCTAAATCTGTAGTAGTTTTAAAATTAGATGGTGAATTAAATTCAAGTATTGGAAATGCTATTGATGTTAAGAATCCTAAGCCAAAATTAAATTATAATTATTATAAAAAAGCGCTATTGAATCTTCCTAACTTTGACGAATTAAAATTAGTTAGTGAAGGACTTATTGATCAGATTAAAATTCCCGAAAATAGCGATGGGTCTGATTTTGCCGTAAAATATTCCGGTTTAATTAAAATTCCACAAGACGGCTTTTATAATTTTTATGCAAATTCTGATGACGGAACAAAATTATATATTGATGGAAAATTATTAATTAGCAACGACGGAAGACATGCCCCAATTGAAGTTCAAGGTTTTGCTTCGTTGAAAAAAGGTTTCCATAAAATTGAACTTGAATTTTTTCAAGCCGGCGGCGGTTTAGAATTAAATGCAAGTATTGAAGGTCCGGGAATGAAAAAACAAATAATTCCGGCTGAAATGTTTTTTCATGAAACGAAGTGA
- a CDS encoding sodium:solute symporter family protein, translating to MFGLDILDLVVILIYFLVVIGIGIWASKRIKNQEDYLLGGRKFGKLIQTFASFGQATSADGPVGTATTTFHNGAAGIWSSLLMVFSTPLYWITSPWQRRMRVLTMADFYEERYGSKKMAATYAIVASIGMMGLVSLGYSAMSKTILAITPKTVSEFTQEEKTEYNLAMELSELEKKDAKNLTDIETKRINELRTLNPNSLFSHINESMLIWVVCIITLLYAVMGGLEAAFYTDLLQGSFIILLSIILIPFSWMRITEIYGTSKNESALEILHQKLPESFFEIFGSPNLIDFTWYFIIAAALVAGLTVVTQPNQLVTNAAAKDENSARFGFVTGVFIKRFCTILWGLLGLAAILLYSGKIQNSDLIWGYATRDLLGPVGFGLVGIMIASLMAALMSTATALMLTVSGLLLHNVYKPIFDGKSEIHYVWIGRIFGAVFFIGSAIIATQFSNIFEILKFIWEFFVIFVAAFWLGLKWRRSNKIGAWTSILITLFLFYIIPVLISSLSADIRISEWMLLKTEPEPVVRTYIAREIDVQERNAEIELINQKIENGDLNLVVPKTLEVGEKFSKEFVQISKSVFWSKQPKVNDEGILEAQGYFFPELMFLKTIGFELNKYPYALNETLRLMIRLFFPFIVLILVSLLTKPDDEKISHNFFMKMRTRVRGLGPQIDIDDINKSLANPEKTKEVLLFPNTQLEMYKWNKQDWFGFLMSVVIAFIVIGTLFAVIKIY from the coding sequence TTGTTTGGATTAGACATTCTGGATTTAGTAGTAATACTGATATACTTTTTAGTTGTAATTGGAATTGGAATCTGGGCAAGCAAAAGAATTAAAAATCAAGAAGATTATTTACTTGGCGGAAGAAAGTTTGGGAAATTGATACAAACATTTGCAAGCTTTGGTCAAGCCACTTCTGCTGATGGTCCCGTTGGCACAGCAACTACAACATTTCATAACGGAGCCGCCGGAATTTGGAGCTCACTTTTAATGGTTTTCTCTACTCCTCTTTATTGGATTACTTCACCCTGGCAAAGAAGAATGCGCGTTTTAACAATGGCTGATTTTTATGAAGAAAGATACGGTTCAAAGAAAATGGCAGCAACATATGCTATTGTTGCCAGTATTGGAATGATGGGATTAGTATCACTTGGATATTCTGCAATGAGCAAAACAATTTTAGCCATAACTCCCAAAACAGTTTCTGAATTTACTCAAGAAGAGAAGACTGAATACAATCTTGCCATGGAACTTTCAGAACTTGAAAAAAAAGATGCTAAAAATCTTACGGATATTGAAACAAAACGTATAAATGAACTAAGAACTTTAAATCCCAACAGTTTATTTTCACATATTAATGAAAGTATGTTAATATGGGTAGTATGTATTATTACTTTACTTTATGCAGTAATGGGCGGTTTGGAAGCTGCTTTCTACACAGATTTACTTCAAGGTTCATTTATTATTTTATTATCCATTATTTTAATTCCATTTTCTTGGATGCGAATTACTGAAATTTATGGAACCAGTAAAAATGAATCTGCATTAGAAATTTTGCACCAAAAATTACCGGAATCATTTTTTGAAATTTTTGGTTCACCAAATTTAATTGATTTCACTTGGTATTTTATTATAGCAGCTGCATTAGTTGCTGGATTAACTGTTGTAACACAGCCAAATCAATTAGTTACAAATGCTGCTGCAAAAGATGAAAATTCTGCAAGATTTGGTTTTGTTACGGGAGTTTTTATAAAAAGGTTTTGTACAATTCTTTGGGGATTATTAGGATTAGCAGCAATTCTTCTTTATTCAGGCAAAATTCAAAATTCAGATTTAATTTGGGGTTATGCAACACGCGATTTACTTGGTCCGGTTGGATTTGGTCTCGTTGGAATAATGATTGCCTCTTTAATGGCTGCTCTTATGTCAACTGCTACAGCATTGATGTTAACGGTTTCTGGTTTATTACTACATAATGTGTACAAACCAATCTTTGATGGAAAAAGTGAAATTCATTATGTCTGGATAGGAAGAATTTTTGGTGCTGTTTTTTTTATTGGAAGTGCAATAATTGCAACTCAGTTTAGTAACATTTTTGAAATCTTGAAATTTATTTGGGAATTTTTTGTCATTTTTGTTGCAGCTTTCTGGTTAGGGCTAAAATGGAGAAGATCAAATAAAATTGGTGCGTGGACTTCAATTTTAATAACACTATTTTTATTTTACATTATTCCCGTTCTCATATCAAGTCTTTCAGCAGATATTAGAATTAGTGAATGGATGCTTTTAAAAACAGAACCGGAACCAGTTGTTAGAACTTATATCGCAAGAGAAATTGATGTGCAAGAACGAAACGCTGAAATTGAATTAATTAACCAAAAAATTGAAAATGGAGATTTAAATTTAGTTGTACCGAAAACTTTAGAAGTTGGTGAAAAGTTTTCAAAAGAATTTGTACAAATCTCAAAATCTGTTTTCTGGTCAAAACAACCAAAAGTAAATGATGAAGGAATTTTAGAAGCACAAGGTTATTTCTTTCCGGAACTAATGTTTCTTAAAACAATTGGATTCGAACTTAATAAATATCCTTATGCATTAAATGAAACTTTAAGATTAATGATAAGACTATTTTTTCCGTTCATAGTGTTAATTTTAGTTTCATTGCTAACAAAACCCGATGATGAAAAAATTAGTCATAATTTCTTTATGAAAATGAGAACAAGAGTAAGAGGTTTAGGTCCGCAAATTGATATAGATGATATAAATAAATCATTAGCAAATCCGGAGAAAACTAAAGAAGTTTTACTTTTTCCAAATACTCAATTAGAAATGTACAAATGGAATAAGCAAGATTGGTTCGGATTTTTAATGTCGGTTGTTATTGCATTTATTGTGATTGGAACTTTGTTTGCTGTAATTAAAATTTATTAA